The genome window CTGACCAGGAACCATGTGAACTGATGGGTGTCAGGAAAATGGTATATTGCTCAACACTGTTGTTGACAAAATTCCTGAACAATTGTGATTCGAGATAAGAATTTGCCTGTTCGTGACTTTTCCAAACTGCAAGCAAGCCATAAACACTGAAATCGGGCCACATACTGTATCCGGTTCCGCTTCCCGTTCCCAGTGGTTTGAAAAACTGCAGGCCCTCCATTTTACGCATTGGGGATACCGATAGGCGCATCTGCTTCATTCCCCATATTTTTTTTGAGCCGCGATACCTAAAGAATGATATGGTTACAGTTTGTTTGGCGCTTTTGGTCATCTTTTTTTTGAATTGAACCCGCAAAATCAAAATCACTGAATTGATGATGATTTATTAGTAATAACTATTCACCTTTTCCTTTTTTTCAACCCGAAACAAACCCTGCATAATGGCTCGTAACTGTCTTTTTCGCCAAGCACCACCAGGTGGTCATCGGCGATGATGCGGTGAGAGTGTTGAGCAAGATTTCCGCATTCAATGCACACAGCGTGAACCTTGGTCACATATTCTGCTGTAGCCATTAATGAAGGGATCGGGCCAAAAGGCTTTCCCAGGTAATCCATATCAAGCCCGGCAACAACTACGCGTATGCCGGCATTGGCCAATTGGTTGCACACATCGGCGAGTTGATTATCAAAAAACTGTGCTTCATCTACACCAACAACATCGGCATCGTTTACATAAAGAAGGATTTGGTTTGAAGACTGAACCGGTGTACTTGAAATTGCATTTTCATCATGCGAAACAACTTTCAACTCGTCGTAACGTGTATCAACTGCAGGTTTGAAGATTTCAACCTTTTGCCTGGCAATTTTTGCACGCTTCAACCGCCTGATCAGTTCTTCGGTTTTGCCCGAAAACATTGAGCCGGTAATGACTTC of Bacteroidales bacterium contains these proteins:
- a CDS encoding thymidine kinase, which codes for MFLEHPYNRQNRRGWIEVITGSMFSGKTEELIRRLKRAKIARQKVEIFKPAVDTRYDELKVVSHDENAISSTPVQSSNQILLYVNDADVVGVDEAQFFDNQLADVCNQLANAGIRVVVAGLDMDYLGKPFGPIPSLMATAEYVTKVHAVCIECGNLAQHSHRIIADDHLVVLGEKDSYEPLCRVCFGLKKRKR